ACAGCGTTTGCGTGCCTCGTAGCAAGACATAGCAGAACGCACACCAAATTGACGCACTTCATAACTGGCCGCCGCCACCACACCGCGACCATTTGGATCGCCGCCCACGACCAACGGTTTACCTCGCAACTCTGGAAAATCGCGCTGTTCAACACTGGCATAAAAGGCATCCATATCTATATGGATAATCTTACGAGGACTGGGGCTTTTGAAGGTTGTCATAGTACTTATTTTACCTGACAGACAGTTTGAGTTCAGTATCAATTATTCGGTAATACAACTAATATAGTCCTACGTTTTGATACTGACTTGTTTAAGCCATTGGTGTGATTGTTGGTCAGATAACGGCATAATATGAGCGACATATCTCTAAAACCTTGCGATAAGGCTTATACTAAAGATGGAGTTGCAGTGTGAAAAAGTTTGAAGAAATATGTTTAATAATCATTGATGACATTAAGTCTGGTAGAAAAAAAATTGGAGACAAAATACCTTCAATTCGTGCCATGTCAAAACAATATAACGTGTCAAAAAATACCATAGTGAACGCGTATAGCATTTTACTCGAACAGCGTTGGATCAAGGCGTTACCCAAATCAGGGTTTTATATCAGTGAAGATTTATCCAGCAAAGAGATGCACAATACCATGTTGGATTTGACCAATGTTTATAATGGCGTCGATTTACTTGAGCAACAGCTGGTCAACGAGTACAGTCACAAACCTGGCGAGGGTAGATATCCAAGAGAGTATATGGATAAGCTCAAGCTAGACAGTTATCTGGGTTACCCGAATTGTGGCGACAAACCTTCCTATCTTGACTATGGATATGGCGATCCAGCTGGTAACAGCATGCTTCGAGGACTGATCACTGACATACTGAAAAATCATTCTCTTAACGTTGATCCGCAAAATGTGTTAATGACGTATGGTACCAATCACAGTGTGGATTTAATCATTAGGCATTTTTTGTCAGAAGGCGATAACGTTATCGTAGAGTCGCCTGGATATTACCCTTTATTCAGCAAGCTTAAGCTTAATAAAGTGAATATGATTGCGCTCAAAAGAACCAAGTTTGGTTTAGATGTGAACAATCTAGAAGCCATTATTCAAAAAAAGCACCCTAAAATGTTATTTCTGCAGCCCTGCGCGCACAATCCAACAGGGACAGACTTAACCGTAGAAAACCTTGAAGCCATTAAGTCGGTCTGCGTAGAAAATAACGTCATTATCGTTGAAGATGATCCTTTTTTACTGATTCGAGAAAAAGCCGCCAGTTATCTATTTAGTGAAGACGAGCCTGTCATTTACCTAAGCAGCTTTTCAAAAACCGTTTCTGCCTCGTTACGATGTGGTTTTATCGTCGCCTCTAAGCCATTAATAAAATCACTTACGCGTCTAAAAATGATAACGGTCATCAATACGTCATCCATCACCGAAAACATCCTTAATCATATGATCAGTAGTGGCACGCTAGACAATCATCTTCAAGCACTAAAAAATCTGTCACATGAAAAGTCGGCCGAATCAATAACGGCGCTGAGTACTATCGAAGGCCTAAAGCTTTATCCTCACAATCCCAGTGGTCATTTTTTGTGGTTTCGTATTCCAATGGATGACAAAAAAGTCGTCAACTACGCCAGAAAGAACAATATTTTTATGGCACCAGGCAATCTGTTTTTTCCTTGTGAGAATACGTATTTTGCCTTGAGAATCAATAAATTCTATATAGACCAAACCACCGTTACATTCATTGAAGAAGAGATTTTTAATACGCGTTAGCCTATGATTTTCTATAACTGCTTTAAAGCCGTTGTCCAAAAAGGAACCGCTGGGTGTCACCCATTGTTCACGCTCAGTATGATTTCACTACCTATCTATTTACTTATCTTACTTACCCAATGGTCTCTTCTTGTATTCAATCGACTGTGTTCGCCACAATAACGTCTTTCTATAAGGATGGGTACAGTTTTGAGGGTAAAAGCCTTTCTGTACCCTTGGAAGAACATTGCGCACATGGTATTTCTATAATAACGGACTTAAGTAGTACTGCTACGAGCAGTCTTAGGGTTTTGCTATATCAAACCCTTTTTAAAGGAATCACTTTACAGGATGTATACCCATGCAAGAATCAACCTCTTCTTCGCGCATTTCTAGTTTTTACAAACTTGAGCACCAGCAACGTTTAGAAAAAATTGCTGAATTTTTAGGTGAAAGCGATTTCAGTCAAGATCACTTTTTGAACACAGGTAATACGGAGTTTCAGACCGTTGATAATATGATTGAGAATGCCATTGGTACGATGAATATCCCCATTGGTGTTGCTACTAATATGATAATTGATGGTAAAGACAGACTGATTCCTATGGCGACAGAGGAGTCGTCCGTAGTGGCTGCTGTTTGTAATGCAGCCAGACAATGCCGGGCTACTGGTGGTTTTTATACCCATACTTCTGAACACATTATGATCGGCCAGATTCAATTGATTGATGTCATCAATCCCATGATTACCAAACAAGTTATCCTTGAAAATGAGCACGATATTAAAGCTATCTGTAACGATGTAGATCCATTATTAGTGAAGTTAGGCGGCGGGTTCAAAGGGTTAGAAGTGAGAGTGTTGGATGATGGTCATGAATACAACATTATCGTACATATTCTTGTAGATACCTGCGATGCCATGGGTGCAAATGCAGTCAACTCTATGGTTGAAGCATTATCGCCAGCCTTGGAGGGCTGGACATCTGCCAAAGCAAATATGAGGATTTTGTCAAACCTTGCAGACAAACGCCTGTCGATGGCTCGTGCCACGTGGCCTACGGATGAGATAGGGGGAGAAGCCGTTAGAGATGCGATGTTATCAGCATTCCGATTTGCAGATACTGATCCTTATCGGGCAACGACCCATAATAAAGGCATTATGAATGGAATATCCGCTGTGATTCTGGCAACAGGGAATGATACACGAGCGATAGAAGCGGGTGCACATGCCTACGCTTGTAAGACAGGTCAATACCGTAGTTTATCCAGTTGGGGTATTGATAAAGACGGCAATTTATGCGGCAGCTTAGAATTGCCAATGGCAGTCGGTCTGATTGGTGGTGCAACCAAAGTGCACCCAACGGCGCAGCAAAACTTAGAGATTTTGAACATTGATTCTGCAGATGAGCTGGCTAGGATTACGTGTGCGGTTGGATTGGCACAAAACTTTGCGGCAATGAAGGCCTTGGTGACCACAGGTATTCAAAAAGGCCATATGTCACTGCATGCAAAAAACATCGCGGTGATGGCAGGTGCCAAAGCCCATGAGGTTGACAAAGTAACTGAGCTATTAGTTCAGAGCGGCAAAGTGCGTATCGATGTGGCCGAGGAGATCTTAGCAACCTTGCGTCACAAGAGCGGGTAACCAGTGCACATCGATAAGAAATAAAAGTTTAGTTAGCACCAAGGTCGATGCTTCAATACTGATTTTTAGATGGTCATTCTATACGGACTATGATGACAAGGATGAATATGACTATGGACAGTTCAAACAATAATTTGGTAGAGGTCTGGGGGGATACGGTTAATTTTAAGTCGATGCTATTCGCTATCGTGATAGGTAGCGTCGTGAGTACAGGGACTTTTTTATTGGCTAAGTTTTTTCTGTCTTCTTCCTCTGGAGACACGACCCTGCTTAATGGTTATGCAATGCTCATTGGCTTAGGAGGTTGTCTGCTCTCAGGCTTTATTTGCTCCATTATGTTTAAACCAGCAAGGACAGTGATATCCAGTCAAGAAGACAATAGCGATAATGTCAAAGCATTCATTGTCGACTTAATTAAAGACGATCCCAATTACACCAGCGTCAATGATTTACCTTCTGAAGTAAAAGAAGAGCTGAATTTGTTGCAATTAATGACCGTGTTTCAAGAAGCAGAAGAGATAGCAAAGAAAAAACAATAACAAATGGACGGTTTTTCTAAGCATTTATATAAGAGCCATTAGCCGATATACGACAGCCAGTGGCTAAGAATACAGACTTCAAGGAAGAAGGCGATGTTACATGAGATTTTGATTCAGTTTTGGCCAGCGCTGATGTATGGCGTTATTGGCGCTATTATTTTTTCACTAATTGGTATGGTATCAGGAACAGATGAGACCGCGACCATGGTGCCGCTTACCTTGATGGTGATTATCATTGGGGCGCCGCCAGCAGCCGTGTTTACATTTTGGATGGCAGGTGCGGTGTCCAAACACATGACGCATGCCATACCGACAGCGCTGCTGGGGATTCCTGGTGATACGATGGCGACGCCAATGCTTGAGGAGGCAGATCTTTTACGGAAGTTGGGCATACCGCATATTGCCCTCAAAAAGATGATCTCAAGCTCAATTATATCGGCTTTTATTGCGGTGGTTGCCGCTGTTGGGTTTGCCTTAATTTTAGCGCCATTTGGCGACATTATTACTAAGTTTGCGCCATGGATCTTTTTAATAGCGGCCATATCCATTGCTTATTTTTCAAAAGGTAAGTGGGCATCGGTACTGCTACTCATTCCCTTTGTGACGTTCATCTTGGCGCTGAAAGCCTTTACAGCACAATATGATACCAGTCTGGGCGTGACTTACTTTTTAGCCATTGCTATCGGCCCCCTAATAGCAGATTTGTTTACTGTTATGAGTCCTGCTGGTAGAAAGTTGCAATCTCGAGCAAAAAATAACGAGGTTCAAGTCGCGCCAGATTTGAAGCTTTGGCAGGGTTATTTTCCCAATCCATTTAAAATTTTGAACAAGACACAGATTAAATTTACGGTGATAACCTCCCTAATATCGAGTGCCACTTTTGTATTTAGCCCAGTGGCAATGACCGTGATATTGGGTGAGTTTGTGGGTTCGCGTATCAAAAATACGTATCACAGGCTAACGACGGTCTTGTCTTCTAAGAATGGCGTGACTGAATCGACCTATATTGCAGAAGCCTTGATCCCATTAATTGCTTTTGGTCTGCCGCTCAGTCCGGTCGCTGCTGGTCCTGCCGCGCCTTTATTCAATGCGCCCCCTGTTTTTAATGTGGAGACAGCTGAAGTAGCAGGTAATAACTTGCATCACTTACTCAGTCCGATGGATTTTCTTTTTTACGGTGTCCTATCGGTCATACTGGCCGCTATCATCGCGTATCCTTTTTCAATGAACTACGCCAGAAACGCCGCTTTATTTGTAGTAAAAAAAATCAGCCACGAAGCGATTATCGCCACTTTTATCGGTCTGATTTTGGTCATTAGTATATGGGAAGGGGGGTTGGTTGGTGTGTTTACCGTTCTAGGATTGGGTTTACTGGGTGGTCTTTTATCAAAACACTTCTCATTTAATACAGGCTGTCAGTTCATGGGTTATTACGTGGCTGTGTTGTCAATCCCTGCGATTATGTGATGTTTAATCTTGATGAGTAACATTTCTAATAGAGCGCTGAGTAGGGTTCGGCGCTCCCATGCGTTCTTAAACAAAGAATAGCGACAATGATGGTAAGACATGACTAAAAGATTTGGTATGAATTCTACTGAGCATGAATAAAGGTGCTAAGGTGAATGAATCAGGAAGAAAGTAATTTTAACAGGGAGAGTGAATTTGTTGGCTTTATTAGGATTTTTGACGATTGCTGTGTTTTTGGTTCTTATATTGACTAAAAAGGTATCCGTGATTGTTTCGCTGATTTTAGTACCGATTGTTTTTGCGTTAATAGGTGGTTTTGGCAGCGAGTTAGGCACTTTTATGTTGGACGGTATTGTGAGTGTGGCGCCAACGGGCATCATGTTAGGGTTTGCTATTTTTTTTTTTGGTGTGATGAACAATGCCGGACTATTTGATCCATTAATTACAAGAATCTTGAAACTGGTCAAAGGCGACCCAGTGAAAATCACCATAGGAACGGTTGTCATTGCGATGATTGCCCATTTGGACGGTTCTGGTGCATCTACTTTTTTGATTACCATTCCTGCATTATTACCGCTATATAATAAATTAGGTATGAGCCGAATTGTACTGGCAGGCATGGTAGCGCTTGGCGCAGGCACCATGAATCTAACGCCTTGGGGCGGGCCAACCGCACGAGCGGCGGCGGCACTAGAGGTTAGCACCGCCCAACTATTTAATCCTATCATTCCCGCGTTTATAGCGGGTATCGTTTGGATCATCTTTGTGGCATATCTGGTCGGAAAAAAAGAGCGTAAACGTTTGGGTGTTCAGGAGATGGAGCATAGCTTGCAGGATGAGCTCACTGAAGAAGAACGTAGTATGCGTCGCCCTAAGCT
This is a stretch of genomic DNA from Psychrobacter alimentarius. It encodes these proteins:
- a CDS encoding aminotransferase-like domain-containing protein, which translates into the protein MKKFEEICLIIIDDIKSGRKKIGDKIPSIRAMSKQYNVSKNTIVNAYSILLEQRWIKALPKSGFYISEDLSSKEMHNTMLDLTNVYNGVDLLEQQLVNEYSHKPGEGRYPREYMDKLKLDSYLGYPNCGDKPSYLDYGYGDPAGNSMLRGLITDILKNHSLNVDPQNVLMTYGTNHSVDLIIRHFLSEGDNVIVESPGYYPLFSKLKLNKVNMIALKRTKFGLDVNNLEAIIQKKHPKMLFLQPCAHNPTGTDLTVENLEAIKSVCVENNVIIVEDDPFLLIREKAASYLFSEDEPVIYLSSFSKTVSASLRCGFIVASKPLIKSLTRLKMITVINTSSITENILNHMISSGTLDNHLQALKNLSHEKSAESITALSTIEGLKLYPHNPSGHFLWFRIPMDDKKVVNYARKNNIFMAPGNLFFPCENTYFALRINKFYIDQTTVTFIEEEIFNTR
- a CDS encoding hydroxymethylglutaryl-CoA reductase, degradative, which encodes MQESTSSSRISSFYKLEHQQRLEKIAEFLGESDFSQDHFLNTGNTEFQTVDNMIENAIGTMNIPIGVATNMIIDGKDRLIPMATEESSVVAAVCNAARQCRATGGFYTHTSEHIMIGQIQLIDVINPMITKQVILENEHDIKAICNDVDPLLVKLGGGFKGLEVRVLDDGHEYNIIVHILVDTCDAMGANAVNSMVEALSPALEGWTSAKANMRILSNLADKRLSMARATWPTDEIGGEAVRDAMLSAFRFADTDPYRATTHNKGIMNGISAVILATGNDTRAIEAGAHAYACKTGQYRSLSSWGIDKDGNLCGSLELPMAVGLIGGATKVHPTAQQNLEILNIDSADELARITCAVGLAQNFAAMKALVTTGIQKGHMSLHAKNIAVMAGAKAHEVDKVTELLVQSGKVRIDVAEEILATLRHKSG
- a CDS encoding tripartite tricarboxylate transporter permease; this translates as MLHEILIQFWPALMYGVIGAIIFSLIGMVSGTDETATMVPLTLMVIIIGAPPAAVFTFWMAGAVSKHMTHAIPTALLGIPGDTMATPMLEEADLLRKLGIPHIALKKMISSSIISAFIAVVAAVGFALILAPFGDIITKFAPWIFLIAAISIAYFSKGKWASVLLLIPFVTFILALKAFTAQYDTSLGVTYFLAIAIGPLIADLFTVMSPAGRKLQSRAKNNEVQVAPDLKLWQGYFPNPFKILNKTQIKFTVITSLISSATFVFSPVAMTVILGEFVGSRIKNTYHRLTTVLSSKNGVTESTYIAEALIPLIAFGLPLSPVAAGPAAPLFNAPPVFNVETAEVAGNNLHHLLSPMDFLFYGVLSVILAAIIAYPFSMNYARNAALFVVKKISHEAIIATFIGLILVISIWEGGLVGVFTVLGLGLLGGLLSKHFSFNTGCQFMGYYVAVLSIPAIM
- a CDS encoding CitMHS family transporter; this translates as MLALLGFLTIAVFLVLILTKKVSVIVSLILVPIVFALIGGFGSELGTFMLDGIVSVAPTGIMLGFAIFFFGVMNNAGLFDPLITRILKLVKGDPVKITIGTVVIAMIAHLDGSGASTFLITIPALLPLYNKLGMSRIVLAGMVALGAGTMNLTPWGGPTARAAAALEVSTAQLFNPIIPAFIAGIVWIIFVAYLVGKKERKRLGVQEMEHSLQDELTEEERSMRRPKLFWFNLVLTVLTIVALVQVWLPLPIVFMVAFAVAVLINYPKPNDQMDQIRAQSVGMITVVSIIFAAGIFTGILSGTGMITAMATSLVNIIPNQVGGFMGVIVATISMPLSLIFTPDAYYFGVMPILAETAGAYGLDPVQIGQASMLGQMTTGFPLSPLTASTFLLIGLAGVELADHQKFVFKWAFGTTIVMTIVAVITGVII